The following proteins come from a genomic window of Nicotiana tomentosiformis chromosome 12, ASM39032v3, whole genome shotgun sequence:
- the LOC138902603 gene encoding uncharacterized protein, whose translation MYFPDEEVSFIGEDIVEAYDGWRMFFDGAVNFKGVGIGAVMVSKTGQHYPISVKLRFPCTNNMTEYEVCILGLKLVIDMNIQELLDLIKRFSKIEFKHVPRIQNEFVDALATLSSMIQHPDKNYIDPIPLEICKQHAYCAHAEEEFDGNPWFHDIGEYLEKREYPENTTHT comes from the exons atgtattttcccgacgaggaaGTGTCTTTCATAGGAGAAGATATCGTCgaagcatatgatggttggagaatgttcttcgacggagccgTAAACTTCAAGGGAGTAGGCATTGGAGCTGTCATGGTATCAAAAACTGGTCAACATTATCCGATATCTGTCAAACTCAGAttcccatgcaccaacaatatgacaGAATATGAGGTTTGCATTCTGGGACTCAAATTAGTCATCGACATGAACATCCAGGAATTACTG GATTTGATCAAAAGGTTCTCAAAGATAGAGTTCAAGCATGTTCCTAGAATCCAGAACGAGTTTGTAGATGCACTGGCCACtctgtcttccatgatacaacatccagacaagaactaTATTGATCCCATCCCATTAGAAATCTGTAAGCAGCATGCTTACTGCGCTCACGCCGAAGAAGAGTTCGATGGGAATCCATGGTTTCACGATATCGGGGAGTATTTGGAGAAAAGAGAATACCCGGAAAACACTACACACACCTAG